In a single window of the Luteolibacter yonseiensis genome:
- a CDS encoding M60 family metallopeptidase: MKQTLSIALVIACLVAPVPAAPTDDADRAAMLKGVSAVNTGGLPGGVTAFGPNAFPLVAGKDGKNALLPIAAAARWQKGRIVVFGHDGFLKPEKTADNGALLPNIARWAAGDKAKPKIGILKNEPLMEHLKAAGFDTVALDDKEWATKISRLDVVFVAPFWISNDDIAPLEKFIQSGGGLVAGATGWGWVQIFRKENAQLAGEYPGNLLLQKAGLAFTAGTPDKTLPQGFSTGGNLTLLNATTALDALASGRMGKEKLDPPALAQCAATLSDAIRSISPEDKILLPKIATLGGKGSPVPTEAKPVRSSDALGRLMLTRDLELLRNTKPEQISPHPAAEVFPGPVPKSAPRVSRTLDIDAAVPQWHSTGLYAAPGEVIRITIPRETAGKGLSVRIGCHSDTLWHLDDWKRVPEISRREPLKEPQSSVASPFGGLIYIDIPEKAPHVTIQVTISGAVEAPHFVLGKTKVTDWKKTLRDHPAPWAELETGKVILSVPSAKIRRLENPDELLTLWDKILDAEADLSAIPRERKRPERIVPDVQISAGYMHSGYPIMTWLDHSVEQSLSTRELGAGSWGHFHELGHNHQKGDWTFDGTVEVTCNLYSLYVSETVCKLPPGTGHDAMNPPEVAKRLKAYLALPDSEKFSVWKSDPFLALTMYDQLRAGFGWDTYKKVFAEYLALPDSERPKNDDGKRDQWLTRFSRAAGKNLGPFFQAWGVPTSEAARNSIAGLPTWMPEDWGK, translated from the coding sequence ATGAAACAAACCCTCTCGATCGCCCTTGTCATCGCCTGCCTCGTGGCTCCCGTTCCTGCGGCACCCACTGATGATGCGGACCGCGCGGCCATGCTGAAGGGCGTGAGCGCGGTGAACACCGGCGGGCTGCCGGGTGGCGTGACAGCCTTCGGGCCGAACGCCTTCCCTCTGGTTGCAGGGAAGGATGGAAAAAACGCCTTGCTCCCCATCGCCGCCGCAGCGCGCTGGCAGAAGGGACGCATCGTTGTTTTTGGTCATGACGGGTTCCTCAAACCGGAGAAAACCGCGGACAACGGCGCGCTGCTCCCCAATATCGCCCGCTGGGCCGCGGGTGACAAGGCGAAGCCAAAGATCGGCATCCTGAAAAACGAGCCGTTGATGGAGCATTTGAAAGCCGCGGGATTCGACACCGTGGCGCTTGATGACAAGGAGTGGGCGACGAAGATCTCCCGTCTCGACGTCGTTTTCGTCGCACCGTTCTGGATCTCCAATGACGACATCGCCCCGTTGGAAAAATTCATCCAATCCGGCGGAGGCCTGGTGGCCGGAGCCACCGGTTGGGGCTGGGTGCAGATCTTTCGCAAGGAAAACGCCCAGCTCGCCGGCGAGTATCCTGGAAATCTCCTGCTCCAGAAAGCAGGGCTCGCTTTCACCGCCGGCACTCCTGACAAGACACTTCCGCAGGGCTTCTCCACCGGCGGCAATCTCACGCTCCTCAACGCCACAACCGCGCTGGACGCGTTGGCATCCGGACGCATGGGGAAGGAAAAACTCGATCCTCCCGCCCTCGCCCAATGTGCGGCCACCTTGTCCGATGCCATCCGCTCGATCTCACCCGAAGACAAGATCCTCCTGCCGAAAATCGCTACCCTTGGCGGCAAGGGATCACCCGTTCCCACCGAGGCCAAACCCGTCCGCTCCTCCGACGCGCTCGGCAGGCTCATGCTCACCCGTGATCTCGAACTGCTCCGCAACACCAAACCGGAACAGATCAGCCCCCACCCCGCCGCCGAGGTGTTTCCCGGGCCTGTTCCGAAATCCGCTCCACGCGTCAGCCGTACCCTGGACATCGACGCCGCGGTTCCGCAGTGGCACAGCACCGGACTTTATGCCGCGCCCGGAGAAGTCATCCGCATCACCATTCCACGGGAAACGGCGGGCAAGGGTCTGTCGGTGCGCATCGGCTGCCACTCGGACACCCTGTGGCACCTGGACGATTGGAAACGAGTCCCGGAAATCTCCCGTCGCGAACCGCTGAAGGAACCGCAGTCCTCCGTCGCCAGTCCGTTCGGCGGACTGATCTACATCGATATCCCGGAAAAGGCCCCGCACGTCACCATCCAGGTCACCATTTCCGGAGCGGTCGAAGCCCCGCACTTCGTCCTCGGAAAAACCAAGGTCACCGATTGGAAAAAGACCCTCCGTGACCACCCCGCGCCATGGGCGGAGCTGGAGACCGGCAAGGTCATCCTGAGTGTCCCATCCGCAAAGATACGCCGTCTTGAGAATCCTGACGAACTCCTCACCCTCTGGGACAAGATCCTGGACGCGGAGGCCGACCTCAGCGCCATCCCCCGCGAACGGAAACGCCCGGAAAGAATCGTCCCGGACGTGCAGATCTCCGCAGGCTACATGCACAGCGGCTATCCCATCATGACCTGGCTGGACCACAGTGTGGAGCAGTCGCTTTCCACCAGGGAACTCGGAGCCGGCAGTTGGGGACACTTCCACGAACTCGGCCACAACCACCAGAAAGGAGACTGGACCTTCGACGGCACCGTGGAGGTCACCTGCAACCTCTACTCGCTCTACGTCTCGGAGACCGTCTGCAAGCTGCCTCCCGGCACCGGTCACGACGCCATGAATCCGCCCGAGGTCGCGAAACGCCTCAAGGCCTATCTCGCCCTCCCCGATTCGGAAAAATTCTCCGTTTGGAAAAGCGACCCGTTCCTCGCCCTGACCATGTATGACCAGTTGCGCGCCGGTTTCGGATGGGACACCTACAAGAAGGTCTTCGCCGAATACCTTGCCCTCCCCGACAGCGAACGTCCGAAAAACGACGACGGGAAACGCGACCAATGGCTCACCCGCTTCTCCCGTGCGGCGGGAAAAAATCTCGGCCCGTTCTTCCAGGCATGGGGCGTCCCCACCAGCGAAGCCGCCCGCAACTCCATCGCCGGACTGCCAACGTGGATGCCTGAGGATTGGGGGAAATAA